One window of the Cryptomeria japonica chromosome 7, Sugi_1.0, whole genome shotgun sequence genome contains the following:
- the LOC131039789 gene encoding B3 domain-containing protein At4g01580-like, producing MPNANKNMRIPPAFVSRFLNNPDEHMVLEGPDGQECDVQLWGSIDRLEFRQGWKKFLDFHGLEMGDFLVFKYISKSYFRIQIFDRTACEKNLNARHFMNTNVDTDTSPSDKVGRSSRPMGTKLANNMVYDEKDDGFGFKAGI from the exons atgccaaatgccaacaaaaacaTG CGCATTCCTCCAGCATTTGTTTCACGGTTTTTAAACAACCCAGATGAACATATGGTGTTGGAAGGCCCAGATGGCCAGGAATGTGATGTACAGTTATGGGGTTCCATAGATCGATTGGAATTTCGACAGGGTTGGAAAAAGTTTTTAGATTTTCATGGGCTAGAGATGGGAGATTTTCTAGTGTTTAAATACATTTCGAAGTCCTATTTTAGGATTCAGATATTTGATAGAACAGCCTGTGAGAAAAATCTCAATGCTCGTCATTTTATGAATACCAATGTTGATACAGATACAAGCCCTTCTGACAAAGTGGGTAGATCAAGTCGGCCAATGGGCACGAAGCTAGCAAACAATATGGTTTATGATGAGAAAGATGACGGTTTTGGTTTCAAAGCAGGCATTTGA